A window from Roseburia sp. 499 encodes these proteins:
- a CDS encoding GNAT family N-acetyltransferase, whose protein sequence is MIREISEQDLKGLLTLYMQLHDNPMPESTQELNDLWKQILNDKNHHIIVAEEDGKIVSSCVCVIIPNLTHSQRPYAFIENVITDENYRKRGLATDCLNYAKEIAQKENCYKLMLLTGSKKESTLKFYEQAGYNRNDKTAFIQWI, encoded by the coding sequence ATGATACGAGAAATCTCAGAACAAGATTTAAAAGGTTTATTAACCTTATACATGCAGTTACATGATAACCCTATGCCGGAATCCACGCAGGAATTGAACGATTTGTGGAAACAGATATTAAACGATAAGAATCATCATATCATTGTGGCAGAAGAAGATGGAAAAATAGTATCTTCCTGTGTGTGCGTTATAATTCCGAATCTTACCCACAGTCAGCGCCCGTATGCATTCATAGAAAATGTCATTACAGATGAAAATTATCGAAAAAGAGGACTTGCAACTGATTGCCTGAATTATGCCAAAGAAATAGCTCAAAAAGAAAATTGTTATAAGCTCATGTTACTGACGGGTTCTAAAAAGGAAAGTACGCTGAAATTTTACGAACAGGCAGGATATAACAGGAATGATAAGACCGCATTTATTCAGTGGATATAA
- a CDS encoding transposase → MAIKYHQISLSETFSDCQNQFMDDSPSFFNILAEYFDLDDFIPPEFTSAFYLTIGRNRLYSLHGFLTAYILQKIFSIPTDSLLLLFLNLCKELRDFCGFSKVPDASLMSRFKNEFEPYIELMFQRMVDYTEPICQLIDSSLAQMLTFDTSGIELYVTENNPKTLNALIKKLKAFYKDKPDVDPYKMAYGLMPSQAVSCPDAKHMYINGHFCYADKFAILTNGLGIVRHIAFINDDDFKSAHPELPVEKKTASPDEDKSLGDAAALVPVLSDFFSLHPDFHPNTFLGDAAFDSAELYGKLFNDFHFSKALIPYNPRNESPLKKVGYNAYGYPTCPNDSSLSMKYCGVTKEKGRSNRIKWICPKMSYSHGWHCNCETPCSTAAKGRTTYTYENMDLRMFPGIQRDSDEWNDTYKIRAIVERVINHFKINMCIAGRKTRNHSTTKADVFLAGIASQLTVIVAYAMNCPQYIRSLKPLVA, encoded by the coding sequence ATGGCTATTAAGTATCATCAAATTTCTTTAAGTGAAACTTTTTCAGACTGTCAAAACCAGTTCATGGATGACTCTCCATCATTCTTTAATATTCTCGCAGAATACTTTGATCTTGATGACTTCATCCCTCCAGAATTCACATCCGCTTTTTATCTTACCATCGGCAGGAATCGTCTTTATTCTCTTCATGGTTTTCTTACCGCCTATATCCTCCAGAAAATATTTTCTATTCCTACCGATTCCCTGCTTCTTTTATTCTTAAATCTCTGCAAGGAATTACGTGATTTCTGCGGTTTTTCTAAAGTTCCTGACGCTTCCTTAATGTCCAGGTTCAAAAACGAATTCGAGCCTTACATTGAACTCATGTTTCAACGAATGGTTGATTACACAGAGCCCATCTGCCAACTAATTGACTCATCTCTCGCACAGATGCTTACCTTTGATACCTCCGGAATTGAACTTTATGTTACTGAAAACAATCCAAAAACTTTAAATGCTTTAATCAAAAAACTCAAAGCTTTTTACAAAGATAAACCTGATGTCGACCCTTACAAGATGGCTTATGGCCTCATGCCTTCACAGGCTGTTTCCTGTCCTGACGCAAAGCATATGTACATCAATGGTCATTTTTGCTATGCAGACAAATTTGCTATTCTTACCAATGGTTTAGGTATCGTAAGACATATCGCTTTTATCAATGATGACGATTTCAAATCTGCGCATCCAGAACTTCCTGTTGAAAAGAAAACTGCTTCTCCCGATGAAGATAAATCCTTAGGTGACGCTGCAGCACTTGTTCCAGTTCTTAGTGATTTCTTTTCCCTTCATCCAGACTTTCATCCAAATACTTTTCTTGGAGATGCTGCTTTCGACTCTGCTGAATTGTATGGAAAGTTATTCAATGATTTCCATTTTTCCAAAGCTCTAATCCCCTATAATCCAAGAAATGAAAGCCCTCTTAAAAAGGTTGGTTATAATGCTTATGGCTATCCTACTTGCCCTAATGACTCCTCTCTTTCCATGAAATACTGTGGAGTAACAAAGGAAAAAGGTCGTTCAAATCGTATCAAATGGATCTGCCCTAAGATGTCTTATAGCCATGGTTGGCATTGCAACTGTGAAACCCCTTGCAGCACAGCTGCTAAAGGGCGAACAACATATACTTATGAGAACATGGATTTACGTATGTTTCCTGGCATCCAACGTGATTCTGACGAGTGGAATGACACTTATAAAATAAGAGCCATTGTCGAGCGTGTAATCAATCATTTTAAAATCAACATGTGTATTGCTGGAAGGAAAACAAGAAATCACTCCACCACCAAAGCTGATGTCTTTCTTGCCGGTATTGCAAGCCAGTTGACGGTAATC